The nucleotide sequence TTTTAAGAGCCTTGGTTTCTACTCCATAAAGTTCTGCCAGATCGGCATCCAGCATCACCTTTTGCCCTCGGATCAGAAAAATCTTCTTTTCAATGACTTCGAGTGGGATCAGAGGTTCCATCTGTTTACCTTCGAATATATCTAAGAGAGTTCAACAAAGCGGGGACCGCCTTGGAGGTCACAAATTGTGACCTCCAATTATTCAACTCTTCCTGTGTCAATTCAAACATAAAATCATCTGGAAATCTTTTTGGATTTCTTTTAACCGCTCGCTTGAGTTTACGACGGCCATCCCAATTCAATCTTGATGTCGCAAAATGCGACTTCAAATTTATAACTTCTTGATAGATAAGGATAAAGGTAAAGGGTCAAAAGCACCTTGAATCTATTTTTCTAATAAAATCAATTTG is from Deltaproteobacteria bacterium and encodes:
- a CDS encoding ORF6N domain-containing protein is translated as MLIYQEVINLKSHFATSRLNWDGRRKLKRAVKRNPKRFPDDFMFELTQEELNNWRSQFVTSKAVPALLNSLRYIRR